The proteins below are encoded in one region of Williamsoniiplasma luminosum:
- a CDS encoding lipoprotein: protein MKKILALLSSIGLLATTSLTVVACTNNEVKRFDTPTLEEKLRDQMIMELLQDPEFGSITNGKYFNSIDFKDVVLKMVQETTSKLANNHYNEQWSKSLKSKPISKDESFQQTKDRLSKIAQNEFYIQYTTRLLADSKVSLDSELSGSTDNLFLLNPQDLIKTKDEIDPNDDYYIYYNSAPGVKDKWYRWNFYGENKNAQDSIPSIEQLETSQFVITNDGTEAVINADIVKDKDRFYIDAQGKQINPKNGIYSKDKDGQTVFVMNGKTALEYRFQQYFNAKIKTTTFQNLLTSTFLANDTFTTKYTEPTKISDLIELNQDLYYKSSSDLLKYVQSWNKNDGYKSNLKMVWSATFDTKEKAQEAYGRVESLLNSDGSFIDSNKHALKEAYELIKADNKTNIGTDPFLGMKGFNGFVQNDGDSVKSVDGTFALADSTKTLIAKANSPAIFANNGQGYESKQVGKFDIALVLPIYAVDLFSDKDKTFDYGQSTTLYKAWGVDELWTSLDDANNKNAQGKISDSKKDWINQHQNGNITNILLVDKNNATLTLDEWNKGKTDKITPENIWSHETVEGLKGFQANIKNTLPTANTFGNVAIGQDKVVLTENFEGLKPTDTDKIKFTLEGKKLSVSTPNDPSLIGTVQNFGTVSLSFDKGSTGNVYTRDEIHENGRTVSYKINLGSGSDHPNDMVVDGPFNFYLNGQTSLDVTNLNKTKKRELLEQVEYIVSKKDGMSKNAEAVIYPLFLKNDKILYKPLYEALKEYLEDKSKGGSSD, encoded by the coding sequence ATGAAAAAGATTTTAGCACTCCTATCTTCAATAGGATTATTAGCAACAACCAGTTTAACAGTTGTTGCATGTACAAATAATGAAGTTAAACGTTTTGATACTCCAACTTTAGAAGAAAAACTTAGAGATCAAATGATTATGGAATTATTACAAGATCCCGAATTTGGTTCAATCACTAATGGGAAATATTTCAACAGCATTGATTTTAAAGATGTTGTATTAAAAATGGTTCAAGAAACAACATCTAAATTAGCTAACAACCATTACAATGAACAATGATCAAAAAGTTTGAAATCAAAACCAATCAGTAAAGATGAATCATTTCAACAAACAAAAGATCGTTTAAGTAAAATTGCTCAAAATGAATTTTATATTCAATATACAACTAGATTGTTGGCTGATAGCAAGGTGTCTTTAGATAGTGAACTTTCAGGTTCAACTGACAACTTGTTTTTATTAAATCCTCAAGATTTAATAAAAACAAAAGATGAAATAGATCCGAATGATGATTACTATATTTATTATAATTCAGCTCCTGGAGTGAAAGACAAGTGATATAGATGAAATTTTTATGGTGAAAATAAAAATGCCCAAGATTCTATTCCAAGTATTGAACAACTTGAAACATCACAATTTGTTATCACCAATGATGGTACAGAAGCTGTGATTAATGCAGATATCGTTAAAGACAAAGATAGATTTTATATTGATGCACAAGGTAAACAAATTAATCCAAAGAATGGAATTTATTCAAAAGATAAAGATGGTCAAACAGTCTTTGTTATGAATGGTAAAACAGCTTTAGAATATAGATTCCAACAATACTTTAATGCCAAAATTAAAACAACTACATTCCAAAATTTATTAACATCAACATTCTTAGCAAATGATACATTTACTACAAAATATACAGAGCCAACTAAAATTAGTGATTTAATTGAACTAAATCAAGATTTATACTATAAATCTTCATCAGATCTTTTAAAATATGTTCAATCATGAAACAAAAATGATGGATATAAATCTAACTTAAAAATGGTTTGATCAGCAACATTCGATACAAAAGAAAAGGCTCAAGAAGCTTACGGTCGTGTTGAATCATTGCTAAATTCAGATGGATCATTCATTGACTCAAATAAACACGCATTAAAAGAAGCGTATGAATTAATTAAAGCTGATAATAAAACAAACATTGGAACAGATCCGTTCCTTGGAATGAAAGGATTTAATGGTTTTGTGCAAAATGATGGTGATTCAGTTAAATCTGTTGATGGTACTTTTGCACTAGCAGATAGCACAAAAACTTTAATTGCCAAAGCTAATAGTCCTGCGATTTTTGCCAATAATGGACAAGGATATGAATCTAAACAAGTCGGAAAATTTGATATTGCTTTAGTTTTACCAATTTATGCTGTTGACTTATTCAGTGATAAAGATAAAACTTTTGATTATGGACAATCAACTACACTTTATAAAGCTTGAGGAGTTGATGAACTTTGAACTTCTTTAGATGATGCTAATAACAAAAATGCCCAAGGTAAAATTTCAGATTCCAAAAAAGATTGAATTAACCAACATCAAAATGGAAATATTACAAATATTTTATTGGTTGATAAGAATAACGCAACACTTACATTAGATGAATGAAACAAAGGCAAAACAGATAAAATAACCCCAGAAAATATTTGAAGTCATGAAACAGTTGAAGGGTTAAAAGGTTTCCAAGCAAATATTAAAAATACATTACCAACTGCAAATACTTTTGGAAACGTTGCAATTGGCCAAGACAAAGTTGTTTTAACAGAAAACTTTGAGGGTCTTAAACCAACTGATACTGATAAAATTAAATTCACACTTGAAGGTAAAAAATTATCTGTTTCCACACCAAATGACCCTTCATTAATTGGAACTGTGCAAAACTTCGGAACAGTTTCATTATCTTTTGATAAAGGTTCAACTGGAAACGTTTATACAAGGGACGAAATTCACGAAAACGGAAGAACAGTTTCTTATAAAATTAATTTAGGTTCTGGTTCAGATCATCCAAATGATATGGTAGTTGATGGTCCATTTAACTTCTATTTAAATGGTCAAACTAGTTTAGATGTCACAAATTTAAATAAAACTAAAAAACGTGAACTATTAGAACAAGTTGAATATATCGTTTCGAAAAAAGATGGAATGTCAAAAAATGCTGAAGCAGTTATTTACCCTCTATTCTTGAAAAACGATAAAATCTTGTACAAACCATTATATGAAGCTTTAAAAGAATATCTAGAAGATAAATCTAAAGGAGGATCATCAGACTAA
- a CDS encoding lipoprotein: MKKLLTILGGLGMVATTGLTVVACTNKDEDESTGSKFIDDTGDLNITSETLLNWVRENSIGLNNIAKMKEFFQFFGVAIMNPPADKDKDILKDIVPTKTSNQYALEDLRAQLTKLWGKPGEVDNTTVNGKVEQAWRQKADKSKEDNGEKKYKDVLKKELHKQFPWVKNDYDTLVKAWKNNERLTNSEYSAYGMLTKKLIDGNSKNVIMNQNSPNAIQTEWGKFRSAFGGIKVSDLAAELVKATEDKKNIALNLINMTGGVKPITTGTEKEKTSWSLNNVEWATKDIPAIEGTPGTPANPGTIITQELAKDLKNRLFGTKFADKKVSEITDEDFGQGRGTGVHEHWTYMSSQGRQLNSNSSYFDLVSEYPNLDPSDIKTDSDNEVYGLLTNSQRYLMDTYFKNEKPISVSEVVFKSTNGDLTKNINGPAFLNSTTPDAKNWQQYYGLVNFLENYVLGAESKAGATNDNNKKIEGSSLYKFDTIFANTNPTKKGHIWTNKETTQTILPEEWDAANFEVKAPDTLISMNNPGSSSMQKYAVYDFLASETTKSESLDPTGSKTTIDKIAEKLSTEYEFITTPVLDAIKQSLTNIGDKTTQDEVKQSLFKTLNLIKSLNRRESTTVAREGVQPPTNAEAKKVYQVLNAEQGIIAFIDKDGLHITKINGFELLKQNKITAQKSFGFTVDKKTYMEEVSKLKRLNSLKDEPLGLRRLVFQDYADQIWSNPNPTRDGVTPPDFIDKLVDRKDILKAKDIGVDYASINSAISNQYEKFLVNNSILNGTSDTTKSFYGFNVIAEMKKEMTENDKDANKLSKNNIWLWDYIIKLTGKTHKDLMQAMFKFGDDNISKQTKKDLTQLLKKLDELPTTNSTNAYNTGKQKWDQDIDNVFNAMTNPTDKKNAPKAKLTDGEKTWSTIPSSKLFDPFTTTTTNGSLQATRFNFDNVKNIVLPSQNRKGVN; encoded by the coding sequence ATGAAAAAATTGTTAACTATCTTAGGAGGATTGGGTATGGTGGCCACAACAGGTTTAACTGTTGTTGCTTGTACAAACAAAGATGAAGATGAATCAACAGGATCGAAATTTATTGATGATACAGGAGATTTAAATATTACTTCTGAAACATTATTGAATTGAGTGCGAGAAAACTCAATTGGATTGAATAATATTGCTAAAATGAAGGAATTCTTTCAATTTTTTGGAGTTGCAATTATGAATCCACCGGCTGATAAAGATAAGGATATTTTAAAAGATATTGTTCCAACTAAAACATCAAATCAATATGCTTTAGAAGATTTACGTGCGCAATTAACAAAACTTTGAGGAAAACCAGGAGAAGTTGACAACACCACAGTCAATGGAAAAGTTGAACAAGCTTGAAGACAAAAAGCAGACAAATCAAAAGAAGATAATGGTGAAAAAAAATACAAAGACGTTTTAAAAAAAGAATTACACAAACAATTTCCTTGAGTGAAAAATGACTATGACACATTAGTTAAAGCTTGAAAAAATAATGAACGCTTAACAAATTCTGAATATAGTGCATATGGGATGTTAACTAAAAAATTGATTGATGGAAATTCTAAAAATGTTATTATGAATCAAAATAGTCCAAATGCTATTCAAACTGAATGAGGTAAATTTAGAAGCGCATTTGGTGGAATAAAAGTTAGTGACTTAGCAGCCGAACTTGTAAAAGCGACAGAAGATAAAAAAAATATTGCTTTAAATCTAATCAATATGACTGGTGGGGTTAAACCAATTACAACAGGAACAGAAAAAGAAAAAACTTCTTGATCTTTAAATAATGTTGAATGAGCAACAAAAGATATTCCAGCAATAGAAGGAACCCCGGGTACTCCAGCAAACCCAGGTACTATAATTACTCAAGAACTTGCTAAAGATCTAAAGAATAGATTATTTGGAACAAAATTTGCTGATAAAAAAGTTTCTGAAATAACTGATGAAGATTTTGGTCAAGGACGTGGAACAGGTGTCCATGAACATTGAACTTATATGAGTAGCCAAGGTAGACAATTAAATAGTAATTCTTCGTATTTTGACTTAGTTTCTGAATACCCTAATTTAGATCCAAGTGATATCAAAACCGATTCTGATAATGAAGTATATGGATTATTAACTAATTCACAAAGATATTTAATGGATACTTATTTTAAAAATGAAAAACCAATTTCTGTTAGTGAAGTTGTTTTCAAATCAACCAATGGTGATTTGACAAAAAATATTAATGGTCCTGCATTCTTAAATTCAACAACTCCAGATGCTAAAAATTGACAACAATATTATGGATTAGTAAACTTTTTAGAAAACTATGTATTGGGAGCAGAATCAAAAGCTGGTGCAACAAACGATAATAATAAAAAAATCGAAGGTTCAAGTTTATATAAATTCGATACAATTTTCGCAAATACAAACCCAACTAAAAAAGGACATATTTGGACCAATAAAGAAACCACACAAACTATCTTGCCAGAAGAATGAGATGCTGCAAATTTTGAAGTTAAAGCACCAGATACACTTATTAGTATGAATAACCCTGGTTCATCAAGTATGCAAAAATATGCTGTTTATGATTTTTTGGCTTCTGAAACTACCAAAAGTGAATCATTAGATCCTACTGGTTCTAAAACCACTATTGATAAAATTGCTGAAAAATTGAGTACAGAGTATGAATTCATAACTACTCCAGTACTTGATGCTATTAAACAATCACTTACCAATATTGGGGATAAAACCACTCAAGACGAAGTTAAACAAAGTTTATTCAAAACATTAAATTTAATTAAATCACTTAATCGTCGTGAAAGCACCACCGTAGCTAGAGAAGGGGTACAACCCCCAACTAATGCAGAGGCTAAAAAAGTGTATCAAGTCTTAAATGCTGAGCAAGGAATTATTGCTTTTATTGATAAAGATGGTTTACACATAACTAAAATCAATGGTTTTGAATTACTTAAACAAAATAAAATAACAGCCCAAAAATCATTTGGATTTACAGTCGATAAAAAAACTTACATGGAAGAAGTTTCAAAATTAAAACGTTTGAACTCATTAAAAGATGAACCATTAGGATTAAGACGTTTGGTTTTTCAAGATTATGCTGATCAAATATGATCAAATCCAAATCCAACAAGAGATGGAGTTACTCCACCAGATTTTATTGATAAACTTGTAGATCGTAAAGATATTTTAAAAGCTAAGGATATTGGAGTTGATTATGCTTCGATAAATTCTGCTATTTCTAATCAATATGAAAAATTCTTAGTGAACAATTCAATCTTAAACGGAACTAGTGATACAACTAAATCATTTTATGGTTTTAACGTTATTGCAGAAATGAAAAAAGAAATGACCGAAAACGATAAAGATGCAAATAAATTGAGTAAAAACAATATTTGATTATGAGATTATATTATAAAGTTAACCGGGAAAACCCATAAGGACTTAATGCAAGCAATGTTCAAATTTGGCGATGATAATATTAGTAAACAAACTAAAAAAGATTTAACGCAGTTACTTAAAAAACTTGATGAATTACCTACAACTAATTCAACAAATGCATATAATACAGGTAAGCAAAAATGAGATCAAGATATTGATAATGTTTTCAATGCAATGACTAATCCTACTGACAAAAAAAATGCCCCAAAAGCTAAATTGACAGATGGAGAAAAAACATGATCTACAATTCCTAGTTCGAAATTATTTGACCCTTTTACAACTACAACTACAAATGGGTCATTACAAGCAACACGTTTTAATTTTGATAATGTTAAAAATATTGTTTTGCCTAGTCAAAATAGAAAAGGAGTTAATTAA